A segment of the Maylandia zebra isolate NMK-2024a linkage group LG2, Mzebra_GT3a, whole genome shotgun sequence genome:
GTTTGATCCTCTTTCTCGCGGATTGCAGTCAACGGGAGTTTTTTCTCCCAACTCTTTGCATAGGATTTTTCCCCATTTTggcttggtttgtttttgttgtttttggattTTTCCGCGCAACGTGGTACATCTCGACGCAGTGTGCAGCTTGCGCGCTCCGCTAAACtggattttaattttattttcagtttttttcttcccagcTCCTGAGTTTGCTTCAAGCTCATGACTATGCTTCTTGATAGCGGTCCGCAGTTTGCATCGTTAGGAGTGGGGGGCTTCGGGACGCCGCGGCACCACGAAATCGGGAACAGAGACCCTAGTCTGGGACTGAATCCCTTCAGTGATTCCTCCCACTCCGCTGCTTTTAAAATCAGCCCCGTGGCTCACGATATCGCTTCCAGCCAGACATCAGCTTTCACACCGCAAGCCAGTGGATATGCAGCTGCACTGGGACACTCTCACGGCGGGCAGGTGGGCTCGTACGGCGGGGGAGCTTTCAATTCAACACGAGACTTTCTCTTCCGGAACCGGAGCGTTGGAGAGTCCACAGCTCCGAGCACCCAGCATGGGATCTTTGCAGCTTCGGCGGGGAGCCTCCACGGGCCGCCCGGGATCACCGATAACCCAGGACATTTGTTGTTTCCAGGACTTCATGACCAGGGAGTGAGCCACACTTCATCCAGTGGACATGTTGTTAACAGCCAAATGCATCTTGGCTTGCGCGGGGACATTTTCGGCAGACCTGATCCGTATCGTCCTGTAGCGAGCCCTCGGACAGACCACTACGGGGCTCAGCtccacaactacaaccacccCATCAACATGAATATGGGGATGAATGTGCCGACACACCACGGTCCGGGAGCCTTCTTTAGATACATGAGGCAACCGATCAAGCAAGAATTATCATGCAAATGGATAGACGAGAACCAGATGAACAGACCCAAAAAGACTTGCGACAGGACTTTCAGCACCATGCACGAGATGGTCACTCATGTGTCCATGGAGCACGTCGGCGGCCCCGAGCAGAGCAACCACGTCTGCTACTGGGAGGACTGCCCGAGAGAAGGGAAATCTTTTAAGGCCAAGTACAAACTCGTCAATCACATCCGTGTGCACACGGGCGAGAAACCGTTCCCATGCCCGTTCCCCGGATGCGGGAAAATATTCGCCAGATCGGAAAACCTGAAAATACACAAAAGAACACATACAGGTAGGCACCAACAGCATCTTAGCATCatgtaaaaaatatagaaaGAGAGCCTATTTTTAAATAGACCCCATGCTTCAGTGTTCCAGATATAAACGTGCATGTTGTTGTGTTATTGTTTACGAGGTCCTTTTCAGAAATTGGACCAACTTTTCTAATGGCGATAAGCTCCCAGTTTCCTTTTTTCGAAATTATatgaaaatatacagagtgGATAATGTTTCCACAGTAGAGTATAAACCACATTGCTCTGCAACTTTGCTGTAGTGTTCAGCCTCGTTAATTCTTGCAGCTTTTGTCCTGAGAAGTTTTGTGCCAGTCCAAAAGATACTTCATTTACTTTACGCCAAACTTTCGGTGCATTTGCTGTATTGGTGCTTAGGGCAGACACGGGGCTCGTGTGCTTTTTGAACACATTACAAGTAAGCAATTTCTGGCTGCGTTCATAATTGTCGCTCTAGTTCAGTCAGTGCATGGTACATAATGCCTTGTTGATTCAGTATTTACTATACAAGAGCACACGCACTGAGGAGGCCAGTAGTAGCATGAAGGAGCAGGCCTCTTGAATAAATAAAGCCTGACAGAGCAGTGTGTAGTAGTGGAGCAGTATCCATGTCGCCCCGAGAATGTAGGTTACTCTGTTATATAATAGGCTGCAGACAATTTACATCTTGTGTCTTCGGATTTACAGTCGGTGTTACAATGGGGGTTTGTTTGTGCGGGCCATTGAGGGGTAATTCACGATGTTTATTTAATCCTCCAGGTGAGAAGCCGTTTAAGTGTGAATTTGATGGCTGTGACAGACGCTTCGCCAACAGCAGCGACAGGAAAAagcacatgcatgtgcacacaTCAGACAAGCCATACATCTGCAAAGTGTGCGACAAGTCATACACACACCCTAGCTCTCTCAGGAAACACATGAAGGTAATTAACGTCTTCATTACTCCTTAAACACattaacacactcacacacacgccacTCCACCTCCTTTACCACAGACAGAGACCATCACAactttaggctttttttttaaagatgttatAGGCTAGCCCAGTCACACTGCAAAAAAAGGTACAAAAATGGTGTGCAATCACAATTAGTGTGTTAGCGGCTCTTGATTTTAAATAGCTAAAAGATTAAACGAttaatagttttaaaaaaaactccccctttgttgttgttctctgATGATGGATTttgatttgtatttttctttaaaatagcCGTCTTCTATAAATATCCGCTAGCAATaagcaatttttttaaatatattttaaccaTCTAGTACTTTGAGAAAACCTATTTTTATATAAACTTTAACAGTGTGTTGATGCGGATATTTCTATGCAGTCCAGAAGCTCGCCTGTTTACCATTCCAGTTGCCCCATAAAACTCAGAGCTAATCCGCATTTAAGTTCAGCCTCCTTCCATAAAGACACTTAAAGGTCACCGTTTACAATGACTGCCTCAGTAACTCAGTGCTCGTGTCCCCATGTTTTGCAGGTTCATGAGTCTCAAGGATCTGAATCGTCTCCAGCAGCAAGCTCCGGATACGAGTCGTCCACACCGCCAGTCCTGGTCTCAGCCAGCACTGAGGACCCGACAAAAACGCCGCCGTCAGCCGTACAAAACACGTCTGGTCACAGCGAAGGACTGGCACCCAACTTTAATGAATGGTACGTTTGAAGTCAGAAGAACAAATTCCCTCTCAATGTGGACCAAGAGgatgagcaggaaaaaaaacattaaaaaaaactattcattttcactccacacacatacacacacacatacacgcacacatcatcatcagatacacacgcaaacacacgcGAATGGGATTGGAACAAGAACAACAGCAGGAGATGAGAGCAAAAGCCAGCACCAAGCAGGCCACGTCCGTTCTCAGGATCACGAAATTTGACTTTTATTCCGCAGTTTTGAGGAAATCAAATAAATCACGAATAAATAAACGCTATACTTTctcaatataaataaatgtttttttatcctttagttaaagttttcagaaaaaaatgttttatttttcattttatgtattttctcaaatttttatttaaaaaaaaaagaataaaaaaggaaaattattTCACGCTGTTTTATATAACGGTGACGCTCTATTGTCGCCTCTTCAATTGATTGTTGAAACTTCAAACAGTCTTAAGAAACGTGCCAAAGTCTTTGTCATGAActtgaacacagaaaaaaaaatcataactaAATATTATCTCGTGAATGTATTTCCTTGTTTGATGGGGTCGAATCTGTTGTCAACGTCCGTTTTCAGGTGGAGAAATGTGGTATTAGGTTACGATTGTTACCGTTGAATATAACGTTGCCTTTTGTTAATACCGTTGTAAATACATATCCATGATGCCATATTTATCAATTTGTAATTTAATTATGGGTATAAGTTCTGAAACTTAAATGATATTTATGGAAATGTTTTCTAACAAGAACTGTACAGTTTTGGTCATAACCAGCTTAACATGGAACAAATGATAAACTAAAGCTCCAACATCGCGATTGTAtccttctgttttttgttgttgttttattttttcctttttaaccaATAGGCCTACATGTGTCTTATTTGGATTAATTAAATCATTTATATGAATATTATGGATTTGTCTATATATAATGCAGATATTTCCgtcacttttattttgtttatgagACCATTGACATGTAAAATCATTGACTTTGTAGAGCTGAGTTCAGTTGAGCTGAGAAGCTATAAAACGGTTCTGTTGTTATCTTTATTTTTGgttaaatttaaactttttgtgtattttacttttatagaatcagaactagatgtcAATCTTAGCATAAACTCAGTATtgggggaagaagaaaaaaaagagagaaaagaatgaaCCCATCAGCCTATTGCACTCCTATACTACAGGTCTTAGAGTGTGCGAAGTCATGATTTCCAAATCAAGGTGACAGCATTTTGAGTATTTCAAATTGAGGTCAAGACCCGAACTATATGCGCCAGTATGGCAACCTTTCTAGTTCCAGCAGTGTCTTTGTGCAAGTATGTTTAAATGTGTGCATCGGCAACAATGGAACTGTCACAACACAGtatcttcaaaaataaaaaagttttttttgtctgtcagcttgcattgttttaaatgtaattctGTGAAACTAAGCGTGTTATTTGTTGTGGTGTTGCATATAGAGCAGTTTGATTACACATTTGCTTGTTTTGTGTGAATAACTTGTCAagatgacatttttgtgtttaacaAAATTTAGTGGAAGGAATTCTAGATCTATGTGGGTTGGGGAGAACACGTTCAGTGGCAAAAAGAGTTACAGCATTGCATTGTAACCTATTCTCAAGAATTAAATATTATGCATACACAAAGTATATTGTACTCATATGAGAACAATTTCAGACCACCAGCactacttttaaaataaaatgtaaaaacggTACCTCTTGacagtgatatatgaaataagtttatttaaataatttaaggAATATATGTTTTATATGCTATTTTCTATACCTTAATTTAAAAGAAGTACTTTTTCTTATTCCCACCACCTTTCTGCCCCATGTCCAGAGGTCAGAGAATAATATCTGATGTATAAACACAGCTAGAATGTGATGTTGTAACACTTTCTGGGAGAAATGGGTCACAATCCAAGTTATTCCTGAAGAGCAAAAATGTTTTACTGATGAACTGTGTCACTGTGCCACATCGAGGCAAACCATGTTACAACAGCAGGCCTATGCGTTAGCCTATAGCTACCAGAGTCAAACGTTCCTTGTACTTTTTAGGCTACTGTATGTTGgttgatttattttatcaactatTTATGAAGAAATGTGAACGGAAATTTTGACTGAAATTAAACAAAACATTATGAAAAGCGACTGTCAGACTGCGCCGTTGATTATTATCAGCATGTTGTTCTGCACCCTGCATGTTAACGCATATAACCGACACTGCTTGCCATGCTATTTAGTAGGAGTCACTTGAACTTGACACTGATTAAGGCGCCATCTTAGTATCTTggccttttgtgtgtgtgtgtgtgtgtgtgtgtgtgtgtgtgtgtgtgtgtgtgtgtgtgtgtgtgtgtgtgtgtgtgtgtgtgtgtgtgtgtgtgtgttcaatgGAAATCCTAGGGGGAGGAAGTTGAAGGACCACTTCTTGGCAGTGTGTAGGGACTTTAGAAAGGCCGGTAAGGCATCTGTTTATGACTATGAAAGCTGCAAATGTaaagtttattttcttcttcttcaatgACTGCTTACAGTgattgaaaaaaatatataataatcctGTCATGCAGAGTGGAAGACGGGCAACTGAGGACACTGTGTGACCGTGAAAGTGGAGCAGGAATCGTTGCCAAAAGTGGCAGTGCCTCAGCGTCTCCCACTACCCGAACAAGgcacagctacataaaaaacaaCCAAAGGAGTTAACACACATCAATAGGCGCCATAATAAGCATTTAAACGGCGAAAAAAATCTGTCTGAATTACAACaagtgcacatgcacacatcgGGAAAGCCCCGTGTAATAAATAGGAATTTATTcagtgctttaaaataaaagaaacaacaacaaatgcacATTTCCTATTGCTCTGTCTGGGAGACTGGTGTAATCTGACGACTTTACTTCCCGGTAAGTCTGACACAGAGGGTTACTTTAAACCCCCACCACACAGTATTCTTCAGCTATAAACAGTTATTGAGAAAAACtgattctaattctgttttgttcGACTTTTGCGCAAGCGCACCCTTCGCATTTGgtttgatttcatttcttttcaccCCTTCCCTCCTTGCCTCCCCCTCCTACCCttttcctccctcccttccCAGCTAGTCTAGTCGCACATTTCAAGTTGCTCCTCTCACACACCGTGACGTCAAATAACCGAGACCCGGCTTTCTCCGAAGCACGGCGGCTCGCACGAAGGTTGCATTTTTACGCGCGGATTTGAGATGTCCTAAGCACAGACGTGGCTGCGCTCTGACCCGCAGCAGGTGACCGTGATAAGAGTAAAGAAAGCATACTACGAGGAAATAAACACAACTCTAATATACCTACATTTAAGAGTTAATCACACCTCAGTTTACGTGTCATTAAAAAGCACATTCATGTGAATTTGGG
Coding sequences within it:
- the zic3 gene encoding zinc finger protein ZIC 3, with the protein product MTMLLDSGPQFASLGVGGFGTPRHHEIGNRDPSLGLNPFSDSSHSAAFKISPVAHDIASSQTSAFTPQASGYAAALGHSHGGQVGSYGGGAFNSTRDFLFRNRSVGESTAPSTQHGIFAASAGSLHGPPGITDNPGHLLFPGLHDQGVSHTSSSGHVVNSQMHLGLRGDIFGRPDPYRPVASPRTDHYGAQLHNYNHPINMNMGMNVPTHHGPGAFFRYMRQPIKQELSCKWIDENQMNRPKKTCDRTFSTMHEMVTHVSMEHVGGPEQSNHVCYWEDCPREGKSFKAKYKLVNHIRVHTGEKPFPCPFPGCGKIFARSENLKIHKRTHTGEKPFKCEFDGCDRRFANSSDRKKHMHVHTSDKPYICKVCDKSYTHPSSLRKHMKVHESQGSESSPAASSGYESSTPPVLVSASTEDPTKTPPSAVQNTSGHSEGLAPNFNEWYV